The following DNA comes from Sphingopyxis sp. BSN-002.
TGCGCATTTCCTAGCAACTTCGCTCGCGATTGCATGTATTTTCATTTTTGTGAAAATATTATACATATGAGAAACCAACTGCACGACTCGGGAGACGAGATATGGCCGACCATCCGCGATCGAAGGGGCTTTCAAGCGCCGTCTGCTACAAGGACAGCAAGGCGGCGTTCCGCTGGCTGGAGCAGGCGTTCGGGTTCGAACCCGTCTTCGCGCTGCTCGATGCCGACGGCAATCTGGCGCACAGCGAAATGGAATATGGCAATTCGACGATCATGATCGGCAACGAATGGTCCGACGATCACCGCAGCCCCGCGAACCTCGGCGGCAAGAACACGCAGACGGTGCATGTCCAGCTCGGCACGGGCGAGGACATCGACGCGCATTGTGAAAAGGCGCGTGCCGCGGGCGCCGCCATCATCGCCGAACCCGAAACCCAATTCTATGGCGACCGCACCTACCGCGCAAAGGACCCCGAGGGGCATATCTGGACCTTCGGCGTCACGGTCGAGGAAAAGACCGCCGACGAATGGGACGCCGAGGGCGGCTTCACCACGAAGACGCGGCTCGACGATTGAGCGGCGCGGTCGACCGGATACTCGGCGCGCTCGCCGATCCGGTGCGGCGGCGCGCCGTCGAACTGCTCGGACAGCGTCCGCGCAGCGCCGGAGAGCTTGCAGGCGAGCTTGGCCTCGCGCCGCCCGCGATGAGCCGGCATCTGCGCGCGCTGAAGGAAGGCGGGCTGGTCGAGGACGGGCACC
Coding sequences within:
- a CDS encoding metalloregulator ArsR/SmtB family transcription factor, yielding MSGAVDRILGALADPVRRRAVELLGQRPRSAGELAGELGLAPPAMSRHLRALKEGGLVEDGHPPFDARVRIYSLKDGATDELKRWIAETEARWAHQLAGFKAHVEGGK
- a CDS encoding VOC family protein — protein: MADHPRSKGLSSAVCYKDSKAAFRWLEQAFGFEPVFALLDADGNLAHSEMEYGNSTIMIGNEWSDDHRSPANLGGKNTQTVHVQLGTGEDIDAHCEKARAAGAAIIAEPETQFYGDRTYRAKDPEGHIWTFGVTVEEKTADEWDAEGGFTTKTRLDD